In Myotis daubentonii chromosome 10, mMyoDau2.1, whole genome shotgun sequence, one genomic interval encodes:
- the PRR15 gene encoding proline-rich protein 15: MADSGGTGSSGPWWKSLVNSRKKSKEASVGVQPPAQPAPGEPAPPSPDWTNSSQENQHPNLLASAGEPHKPDKLCADKAGNSRRNLKISRSGRFKEKRKVRATLLPEGVRALEEADCPGDPQEDQP; encoded by the coding sequence ATGGCCGACAGCGGCGGCACGGGCAGCTCGGGCCCCTGGTGGAAATCGCTGGTGAACAGCAGGAAGAAAAGCAAGGAGGCCTCGGTGGGGGTGCAGCCTCCCGCCCAGCCTGCCCCCGGGGAGCCCGCGCCGCCCAGCCCGGACTGGACTAACAGTTCCCAGGAGAAtcagcaccccaacctcctggcGAGCGCCGGCGAGCCCCACAAGCCAGACAAGTTGTGCGCGGACAAAGCCGGCAACAGCCGCCGCAATTTGAAGATCTCGCGCTCTGGGCGCTTCAAGGAGAAGAGGAAAGTCCGCGCCACTCTGCTCCCAGAGGGGGTCCGAGCCCTGGAGGAGGCGGACTGCCCTGGGGACCCCCAGGAGGACCAGCCGTAG